In Arthrobacter alpinus, a single window of DNA contains:
- a CDS encoding sensor histidine kinase — translation MPIATPSEILPPSARPGRSVRATWTYTLGSIVFVLVVLDAMLVSLALEPITNEFDGGAGLLLVSLLLSVAIQIRYCWFLRAGLGGGLPSMAWTLALVSSAAAVWVLGLFGPAHALMWSLPLWLAVCVIACLLPKRQRWLVLMGAIAVSLLHPAAYWLLHGRAYGYPEQPGLRMLFVYAAGMPLVLISSLWWWRVVVELDRHRLMAGELAVTQERLRFAADLHDIQGHHLQVIALKSELAERLMSINPEAARANIHETRLIAKQALEETRSLVSGYRETVLENELENAREVLSAAGASCDLQLAPVPAHPATQKALAMTVREATTNILRHSEATAASITLAASAAGVSLAISNNGAPPAPAATGTGLLGLRERLEALGGTLETSMDAGRFELQAWIPSKGTLT, via the coding sequence ATGCCCATCGCCACGCCCTCTGAAATTTTGCCGCCCTCGGCCCGCCCGGGCCGCAGCGTGCGGGCAACCTGGACGTACACGCTCGGCTCCATCGTGTTCGTCTTGGTGGTGCTCGATGCCATGCTCGTCAGCCTCGCGCTGGAGCCCATCACGAACGAGTTCGACGGCGGTGCTGGACTTCTCCTTGTCAGCCTTCTTCTCTCCGTGGCCATCCAGATCCGTTATTGCTGGTTCCTGAGGGCCGGATTGGGCGGTGGACTTCCCAGCATGGCGTGGACGCTGGCCCTTGTCAGCTCGGCTGCGGCCGTTTGGGTGCTTGGATTATTTGGTCCGGCTCATGCGCTGATGTGGAGCCTTCCCCTGTGGTTGGCTGTCTGCGTGATAGCTTGTCTGCTGCCCAAACGGCAGCGATGGTTGGTCCTGATGGGTGCGATTGCCGTTTCTCTCCTGCATCCTGCCGCTTACTGGCTCTTGCACGGTCGGGCGTATGGCTACCCGGAGCAACCCGGACTGCGCATGCTCTTTGTCTATGCTGCAGGGATGCCGTTGGTCCTTATCAGCAGCCTCTGGTGGTGGCGCGTTGTGGTGGAGCTGGACCGTCACCGTCTCATGGCAGGCGAACTCGCCGTGACCCAGGAGCGGCTGCGCTTTGCCGCTGACCTCCATGACATCCAGGGACACCACTTGCAAGTCATAGCCTTGAAGTCCGAGTTGGCCGAACGCCTCATGTCCATCAACCCCGAGGCCGCACGGGCAAACATTCATGAAACCCGCCTGATTGCCAAACAGGCCCTCGAAGAAACCCGTTCGCTCGTATCCGGCTACCGGGAAACAGTCCTTGAAAACGAGCTGGAAAACGCCCGCGAGGTCCTCTCCGCCGCCGGCGCCAGCTGCGACTTGCAGTTGGCGCCAGTGCCGGCGCATCCCGCCACCCAGAAGGCACTGGCCATGACGGTACGTGAGGCAACTACCAACATCCTGCGGCACAGCGAAGCCACGGCGGCCTCCATCACCCTGGCGGCATCTGCAGCCGGAGTGTCCCTGGCCATCAGCAACAACGGCGCCCCTCCAGCTCCCGCCGCAACCGGGACCGGGCTGCTCGGCCTACGGGAGCGGCTTGAAGCACTGGGCGGCACACTTGAAACCTCCATGGACGCCGGCCGCTTTGAACTGCAGGCCTGGATCCCCAGCAAAGGAACATTGACATGA
- a CDS encoding response regulator transcription factor, with the protein MTDAPPAGRIRLLLADDEHLIRGALEALLGLEPDIDVVASADNGVTATELALATNPDICLLDLEMPQADGLEAAAKILAAVNTRVIIVTRHARPGVLRRALSSKVSGFVPKSTPAQELAVVIRAVAAGKRYIDPEIAAAALTAERSPLTDRELETLRISRSTTSVAQIAQKLHLAPGTVRNYLSSAMMKLDSVSRHEAAEKAWQQGWI; encoded by the coding sequence ATGACAGACGCTCCGCCCGCGGGCCGCATTCGGCTTCTTTTGGCCGACGACGAACATCTCATCCGGGGTGCCTTGGAAGCGCTTTTGGGGTTGGAGCCCGACATCGATGTTGTGGCCAGCGCCGATAACGGCGTCACAGCTACCGAGCTGGCCTTAGCGACAAACCCTGACATCTGCCTTCTTGATTTGGAAATGCCGCAGGCAGATGGGCTGGAGGCTGCGGCAAAAATTCTGGCAGCGGTCAACACGCGGGTCATCATCGTGACCCGCCATGCCCGTCCCGGTGTGCTGCGCCGCGCGCTCTCGTCCAAGGTGTCAGGATTCGTCCCGAAGTCCACCCCTGCACAAGAGCTGGCCGTGGTCATCCGCGCGGTTGCCGCCGGCAAACGCTACATCGACCCGGAAATTGCCGCCGCAGCACTCACCGCCGAGCGTTCACCGTTGACCGACAGGGAATTGGAGACATTGCGGATCAGCCGTTCCACCACGAGCGTGGCGCAAATTGCTCAGAAGCTGCATCTGGCTCCGGGCACGGTCCGCAATTACCTATCCTCGGCCATGATGAAGCTCGATTCCGTGTCCCGGCATGAGGCGGCAGAGAAGGCATGGCAACAGGGCTGGATCTAA
- a CDS encoding sialidase family protein: MKRPTSSEHVLARRGVAGHRQYRIPALAVTTNGTILAAYDGRPNLDDLPNPIDLLLRRSTDNGATWGPQQTVRTGTGLDGYGDPSLLIDTKTGRIFMFHAAGTHAGFFEAIEGLENQDAIQHADLSFSDDDGLTWTHRRLTPMLKHEGTTGLFAAAGAGIQIHTGPFTGRLVQQFVLLNEGAIKAASAYSDDHGESWTLGEFIAGANENKVVCRADGSLLMHSRATPHRLTAVSTDGGHSYTPAQPHLDLPDPSDNGSVARFDGLPNLTALATPETANWLIATHNHDTLLRRNTLLKLSQDNGATWPFAVELCGGSSQYSTAARLPDGRIGVLYERQGYQEIVFTTLDPQELLESPTASLTHDAGTSFANNVGLCVVLRSVTPGRPAVWESVGESFVLTQTDGDWDPSSWKEVGQGYSEDAPQVLSNRESQDLNYGPVFAGYKVGDVLAFAGRVENAGSAVAEVAVSMLAVSGGEPVLVAEPLEAGAVRGFNATHTLTSADVAAGVATVEFAMQAGSNGAAWSFSFDIASGDVTEESARYL, from the coding sequence ATGAAACGTCCTACCTCCTCTGAGCACGTTCTTGCCCGCCGCGGCGTTGCCGGTCACCGCCAGTACCGCATCCCAGCGCTGGCAGTGACCACCAACGGCACCATCCTCGCCGCCTATGACGGCCGCCCCAACTTGGATGATTTGCCCAATCCGATCGATCTGCTCCTGCGCCGCAGCACCGACAACGGGGCTACGTGGGGGCCGCAGCAGACGGTCCGGACCGGCACGGGACTGGACGGCTACGGCGATCCCAGCCTGCTGATCGATACGAAAACCGGCCGCATCTTCATGTTCCACGCCGCTGGCACTCACGCCGGATTCTTTGAGGCCATCGAGGGCCTGGAAAATCAGGACGCCATCCAGCACGCGGACCTCAGTTTCTCCGACGACGACGGTCTCACATGGACGCACCGCCGCCTCACCCCCATGCTCAAACATGAAGGCACCACGGGGCTCTTTGCGGCCGCTGGCGCCGGGATCCAAATCCACACGGGCCCCTTCACTGGACGCCTGGTCCAGCAGTTTGTGCTCCTGAACGAGGGCGCCATCAAGGCCGCCAGCGCCTACAGCGACGACCACGGCGAGAGCTGGACGCTGGGCGAATTCATCGCCGGCGCCAACGAGAACAAGGTCGTGTGCCGGGCCGACGGCAGCCTTCTGATGCACTCGCGCGCCACCCCGCACCGGCTCACGGCCGTTTCCACCGACGGCGGCCACAGCTACACCCCGGCACAGCCTCATCTGGATCTGCCGGACCCCAGCGACAACGGCTCTGTGGCCCGCTTCGACGGGCTGCCCAACCTCACCGCTCTGGCCACGCCGGAGACCGCGAACTGGCTCATCGCCACCCACAATCACGACACCCTCCTGCGCCGCAACACCCTCCTGAAGCTCTCGCAAGACAACGGCGCAACCTGGCCATTCGCCGTCGAACTTTGCGGGGGAAGTTCGCAGTATTCCACCGCCGCGCGTCTGCCGGACGGGCGGATCGGCGTGCTCTACGAGCGCCAGGGGTACCAGGAAATTGTGTTCACCACCCTCGATCCGCAAGAGCTGCTTGAATCCCCCACCGCTTCCCTGACGCACGACGCCGGCACCTCCTTCGCCAACAACGTTGGCCTATGCGTGGTGTTGCGGTCCGTCACGCCCGGGCGTCCCGCTGTGTGGGAAAGCGTTGGCGAGAGTTTCGTGCTCACTCAGACCGATGGCGACTGGGATCCTTCCTCGTGGAAGGAAGTGGGACAGGGGTACTCCGAGGATGCCCCGCAGGTGCTCTCCAACCGTGAGTCCCAGGACCTAAACTACGGACCCGTCTTTGCCGGCTACAAGGTCGGGGATGTCCTGGCGTTTGCTGGCCGTGTGGAAAATGCGGGTTCCGCGGTGGCCGAGGTGGCGGTCTCCATGCTTGCCGTTTCGGGTGGTGAGCCGGTACTGGTCGCGGAACCGCTGGAAGCAGGAGCGGTTCGCGGTTTCAACGCCACCCATACGCTGACGTCCGCCGACGTCGCGGCAGGTGTGGCTACCGTTGAGTTCGCGATGCAGGCGGGCTCGAACGGTGCTGCCTGGTCATTCAGCTTCGATATTGCCTCCGGAGACGTCACCGAGGAGTCTGCGCGTTATTTGTAG
- a CDS encoding PspA/IM30 family protein: MRFLARLFGSKPAAAKHDAGASPRDQLSLGDAQRKQLSAVQKMRRGVADVSVSRQRLDLQAADLQKAMAALVNQAETSQADGDLAAAQTAMNRHLIMGEQLGDLMSQRDALAEQETMLIGALTQLQARVSGFNVTVETLKAAHTAAGADHAIAKALEEFDEDGRQR; encoded by the coding sequence ATGCGTTTCCTTGCACGACTATTTGGCTCCAAACCCGCCGCGGCCAAACACGACGCCGGAGCCTCACCCCGCGACCAGCTCAGCTTGGGCGATGCCCAGCGCAAGCAGCTGTCAGCCGTGCAAAAAATGCGCCGCGGGGTTGCCGATGTTTCGGTGAGTCGGCAGCGTCTGGACCTGCAAGCTGCCGATCTTCAAAAAGCCATGGCCGCATTGGTGAACCAGGCCGAGACATCCCAGGCTGACGGGGATTTGGCGGCGGCGCAAACCGCTATGAATCGTCATCTGATCATGGGGGAGCAGTTGGGCGATCTCATGTCGCAGCGCGACGCCTTGGCGGAACAGGAAACCATGTTGATCGGCGCCCTGACCCAGTTGCAGGCGCGAGTGAGCGGATTCAACGTCACGGTGGAAACGCTCAAGGCCGCCCACACGGCCGCCGGCGCCGATCACGCCATCGCGAAAGCGCTTGAAGAGTTCGACGAAGACGGCCGACAGCGCTAA
- a CDS encoding YccF domain-containing protein, translated as MKTILNVIWLVFGGFWLALGYFAAGILCCILIITIPWGIASFRIAGYALWPFGRTVVDKPGGTGIASTLGNVIWILVAGIWIVIGHVTTAIAMAITIIGIPLAIANIKMIPISLMPLGKEIVPSNQPFVSNYR; from the coding sequence ATGAAGACAATTCTGAATGTCATTTGGCTCGTGTTCGGCGGTTTCTGGCTGGCCCTGGGCTATTTCGCGGCTGGCATTCTTTGCTGCATTCTCATCATCACGATCCCGTGGGGGATCGCCTCGTTCCGCATTGCCGGGTACGCCCTCTGGCCGTTTGGCCGGACAGTGGTGGACAAGCCCGGAGGCACGGGCATCGCCAGCACGCTGGGTAACGTCATCTGGATCTTGGTGGCGGGCATCTGGATCGTGATCGGGCACGTCACCACGGCAATCGCCATGGCCATCACCATCATCGGAATTCCCCTGGCCATTGCCAACATCAAGATGATCCCCATCTCCTTGATGCCTCTGGGCAAGGAAATTGTGCCAAGCAACCAGCCGTTCGTCAGCAACTACCGCTAG
- a CDS encoding HutD/Ves family protein has product MEIIRYASLKSTPWANGGGITRQIAAGPDTKNWDWRVSLAEVSKAGPFSPLPGVDRIITVVEGDLIALTVDGVEQALETYRPFRFSGDSETSAALPTGVLKDLNLMTRRGAFKGYAAIIELSKKRPHPVFADQFAVLLQGSATVSPAASPATDYAKSSSTAPAAEALGKFDTVVGSDDGPEISGRGFLAVLSIDPVP; this is encoded by the coding sequence GTGGAAATCATTCGTTACGCCTCTCTCAAGTCAACCCCGTGGGCCAACGGCGGCGGCATCACGCGGCAGATTGCGGCCGGCCCGGACACCAAGAACTGGGACTGGCGTGTGAGCCTGGCCGAAGTTTCCAAGGCTGGCCCATTTTCGCCCCTGCCCGGCGTTGACCGGATCATCACGGTGGTCGAGGGCGATCTCATTGCGCTGACAGTTGACGGTGTTGAACAGGCTCTGGAGACGTACCGTCCCTTCCGCTTTTCCGGCGATTCCGAGACTTCCGCAGCCTTGCCCACCGGCGTGTTGAAGGACTTGAACCTGATGACTCGGCGCGGCGCCTTCAAGGGCTACGCCGCCATCATCGAGCTGTCAAAGAAGCGCCCGCACCCAGTGTTCGCTGACCAATTTGCCGTCCTCTTGCAGGGTTCGGCCACGGTTTCCCCGGCGGCCTCCCCCGCAACGGACTACGCCAAATCCTCCTCGACAGCGCCCGCCGCCGAAGCGCTGGGCAAGTTTGACACCGTGGTTGGCTCCGATGATGGACCGGAGATTTCCGGTCGCGGCTTCTTGGCTGTGCTGAGCATCGACCCGGTCCCATAG
- a CDS encoding PhzF family phenazine biosynthesis protein, which produces MTRSRRYSEVDVFAATPYRGNPLAVVHDAEGLSDADMQQFANWTNLAETTFLLAPTNPQADYRVRIFTASEELPFAGHPTLGSARAWLDSGGAVSPDGVVVQECAAGLVSIRVSGDRFAFQAPPLTRYEAVDESHLQRIADVLGIRREEILDSSWIVNGPRWIGIRLHSAQDVLELRPDPAQLGDLEIGVVGPYGPEATAQFEVRAFFGGDAVWEDPVTGSLNAGLARWLMDTGAAPANYVASQGTVLDRQGRVHISVDGDVIWVGGHVSACISGSVLI; this is translated from the coding sequence ATGACCAGATCGCGCAGGTACAGCGAGGTCGATGTTTTCGCGGCAACCCCCTATCGCGGAAATCCTCTGGCGGTAGTGCACGACGCCGAGGGTTTGAGCGATGCGGACATGCAGCAATTCGCCAACTGGACCAACCTTGCCGAAACAACGTTTCTGCTTGCTCCCACGAATCCGCAGGCGGACTATCGCGTCAGGATTTTCACAGCCAGCGAGGAACTTCCCTTCGCCGGGCATCCCACACTCGGATCTGCAAGGGCCTGGCTAGATTCCGGTGGCGCAGTGAGTCCGGACGGTGTAGTCGTTCAGGAATGTGCGGCAGGCCTGGTCTCGATCAGGGTTTCCGGAGACCGGTTCGCGTTCCAAGCCCCGCCGTTGACCCGCTACGAGGCCGTTGATGAATCACATCTGCAGCGAATCGCCGACGTCTTGGGAATCCGGCGGGAAGAAATTCTTGACTCCTCGTGGATCGTCAATGGACCACGGTGGATTGGCATCAGGCTGCATTCTGCTCAGGACGTCCTGGAGCTCCGTCCTGACCCGGCGCAGTTGGGTGATCTGGAAATTGGCGTAGTAGGGCCCTACGGCCCTGAAGCAACTGCGCAGTTCGAGGTGCGCGCCTTCTTCGGCGGAGACGCCGTGTGGGAAGATCCGGTGACGGGCAGCCTCAATGCGGGCCTGGCCCGGTGGCTGATGGATACCGGGGCAGCCCCAGCCAACTATGTGGCATCTCAGGGAACCGTCTTGGACAGGCAGGGACGGGTCCACATCAGCGTTGACGGGGACGTGATCTGGGTTGGCGGGCACGTCAGCGCGTGCATCAGCGGAAGCGTGCTGATTTAG
- a CDS encoding cation:proton antiporter, whose translation MTFPLLALICVAALLGPLLALPRTWHVPVVIGELVAGILIGRSGLRLVDPGEPTFTFLADLGFALIMFVAGSHVPVRDQNIRSALGSGAARVVLVTAAAAAVGIAVAALFGTGHAPLYVVLLASSSAALVLPIVGSRSLKGPNVLAMTAQVAIADTLAIVALPLALNPATAGRAALGSLAVLASAAALFFLLHKAEQKGHRRRVHEVSEQREFALELRIQLAVLFALAGLAVWSHVSIMLAGFAFGLAVAAVGEPRRLAHQLFALTEGFLGPLFFLWLGSSLDLRELSTEPNMILLGLVLGFGAIGVHSLTRLLGLPLPLGVLSASQLGVPIAAATIGIQQNLLAPGEPAALVLGALVTMAATTLVSARRRLSTG comes from the coding sequence ATGACGTTCCCCCTGCTCGCACTGATTTGCGTCGCAGCATTGCTGGGCCCGCTCCTGGCACTTCCCCGAACATGGCACGTCCCGGTAGTCATCGGTGAACTGGTGGCCGGGATCCTCATTGGTCGCAGCGGCTTGCGCCTTGTTGACCCGGGCGAACCCACGTTTACTTTTCTGGCGGATCTCGGTTTTGCACTGATCATGTTTGTGGCAGGATCCCACGTTCCGGTCCGGGACCAGAACATCCGCTCCGCGTTGGGCAGCGGCGCCGCGCGCGTGGTTCTAGTGACGGCGGCCGCCGCGGCGGTTGGAATTGCCGTGGCCGCCTTGTTTGGCACTGGACACGCACCGCTCTACGTTGTACTTTTGGCGTCCTCGTCCGCAGCACTGGTGCTGCCGATTGTTGGCTCACGCAGCCTCAAGGGCCCCAACGTCCTAGCCATGACGGCGCAGGTAGCCATAGCCGACACCCTCGCCATCGTGGCCCTCCCGCTAGCCCTCAACCCTGCCACGGCAGGGCGCGCCGCACTGGGCTCACTGGCCGTCTTGGCCAGCGCGGCCGCGCTATTCTTCCTCCTGCACAAGGCGGAGCAAAAGGGGCATCGACGAAGAGTTCATGAGGTCTCCGAACAGCGCGAATTCGCCTTGGAACTCAGGATTCAGTTGGCCGTTCTCTTCGCCCTGGCGGGTCTTGCCGTGTGGAGTCATGTCTCTATCATGCTCGCCGGCTTCGCCTTTGGGCTGGCCGTCGCTGCCGTGGGTGAACCGCGGCGCCTGGCCCACCAATTATTCGCCCTCACCGAAGGCTTCCTCGGGCCACTGTTCTTTCTGTGGCTCGGTTCATCCCTTGACCTGCGCGAACTCTCCACAGAACCCAACATGATTTTGCTCGGCCTGGTCTTGGGATTTGGCGCCATCGGTGTGCATTCGCTGACGCGCCTACTCGGCCTGCCACTGCCGCTTGGCGTGCTCTCTGCCTCGCAACTGGGCGTGCCAATCGCGGCCGCCACCATCGGCATCCAACAAAACCTTCTGGCTCCGGGCGAACCCGCGGCACTCGTGCTGGGCGCCCTCGTCACCATGGCGGCCACCACCTTGGTCAGTGCCCGGCGTCGCCTATCTACGGGGTAA
- a CDS encoding DEAD/DEAH box helicase, translating into MTTFAALGAPKEIVASLAAQGIEEAFPIQIKTLPDTLAGRDVLGRGRTGSGKTIAFAIPLVARLAEREAPYFRKPGRPMGLVLAPTRELATQLNNTIEPLAKAMGLNTTVIYGGVSQARQEKALRAGVDIVIACPGRLEDLMKQRIVSLESVEITVLDEADHMADLGFLPVVKRLLDTTPTQGQRMLFSATLDNGVDKIVQRYLSNQLTHSVDEPKAAVSTMEHHVLVVNDQTVKKQVIVELASGAGRRILFMRTKHHARKLAKTLTDAGIPAVDLHGNLSQNARDRNLAEFSTGGVRVLVATDVAARGVHVDDIELVIHVDPPTEHKAYLHRSGRTARAGSDGVVVTLTLPEQQGDVKKLMRAAGVDVNFERVTTSSPLIATLVGDVADKIDPRTRAALLASKQPAQGGGTSTGANAQRKRSVRSGAAPTAGGRGGRGGRGRVASDSSERPAAAGNRGDRREGQPQGARFGGGENRRPARSAEGRPARSAEGRPARSAEGRPARDGGSREGAGARSNSGVAWSSNTGGTSGGSYNANGGGSARSGGGARRASAPASNQRRSR; encoded by the coding sequence ATGACAACTTTTGCTGCCCTTGGTGCGCCCAAGGAAATCGTTGCTTCACTCGCCGCTCAGGGCATTGAAGAAGCGTTCCCCATCCAGATCAAGACCTTGCCTGACACCCTGGCAGGCCGCGATGTATTGGGTCGCGGCCGCACCGGCTCCGGCAAGACCATTGCCTTCGCTATCCCGCTCGTTGCCCGCCTGGCCGAGCGCGAAGCTCCTTACTTCCGCAAGCCCGGCCGCCCCATGGGCCTGGTTCTTGCACCGACCCGCGAGCTGGCAACCCAGCTGAACAACACCATCGAGCCGCTGGCCAAGGCCATGGGCTTGAACACCACTGTCATCTACGGTGGCGTCTCACAGGCCCGTCAGGAAAAGGCCCTGCGCGCAGGTGTTGACATTGTCATTGCCTGCCCCGGTCGCCTCGAAGACCTCATGAAGCAGCGCATCGTCTCGCTGGAAAGCGTTGAGATCACTGTCCTGGACGAGGCCGATCACATGGCTGACCTCGGCTTCCTGCCCGTTGTAAAGCGCCTGCTGGACACCACCCCCACGCAGGGGCAGCGCATGCTGTTCTCCGCAACCCTGGACAACGGCGTTGACAAGATTGTTCAGCGCTACCTCTCCAATCAGCTCACCCACTCGGTGGACGAGCCCAAGGCTGCCGTTTCCACCATGGAGCACCACGTCCTGGTCGTCAATGACCAGACCGTGAAGAAGCAGGTCATCGTTGAGCTTGCATCCGGTGCCGGTCGCCGCATCTTGTTCATGCGCACCAAGCACCATGCCCGCAAGCTGGCCAAGACCCTGACCGACGCCGGCATTCCGGCCGTCGACCTTCATGGAAACCTGTCACAGAATGCTCGTGACCGCAACCTGGCCGAGTTCTCCACCGGCGGCGTCCGCGTCCTGGTTGCCACCGACGTTGCCGCCCGCGGCGTTCACGTTGATGACATCGAATTGGTCATCCACGTTGACCCGCCCACAGAGCACAAGGCTTACCTGCACCGTTCAGGCCGTACGGCTCGCGCCGGGTCCGACGGCGTTGTTGTCACCTTGACGCTTCCGGAGCAGCAGGGCGACGTCAAGAAGCTCATGCGCGCAGCCGGCGTTGACGTGAACTTCGAGCGCGTCACCACCAGCTCACCCCTGATCGCCACGTTGGTGGGCGACGTTGCTGACAAGATTGACCCGCGCACCCGCGCAGCTTTGCTCGCATCCAAGCAGCCTGCTCAGGGCGGTGGCACCTCAACCGGTGCAAACGCTCAGCGCAAGCGCTCGGTCCGCTCCGGCGCGGCACCCACAGCCGGTGGCCGTGGGGGTCGCGGTGGCCGTGGTCGTGTAGCCTCCGATTCCAGCGAGCGTCCGGCAGCTGCGGGCAACCGCGGCGACCGTCGTGAAGGCCAGCCTCAGGGCGCCCGTTTCGGCGGCGGCGAAAACCGCCGTCCGGCCCGCTCTGCTGAAGGTCGCCCGGCTCGCTCCGCTGAGGGCCGTCCGGCCCGTTCCGCTGAGGGTCGCCCGGCCCGCGACGGCGGATCGCGCGAAGGCGCCGGCGCACGCAGCAACTCCGGCGTTGCCTGGTCCTCCAACACCGGCGGAACCTCCGGCGGCAGCTACAACGCTAACGGTGGCGGCTCGGCCCGCTCCGGTGGTGGCGCCCGCCGCGCGTCGGCTCCGGCCTCCAACCAGCGTCGCAGCCGCTAA
- the trmB gene encoding tRNA (guanosine(46)-N7)-methyltransferase TrmB, translating into MSEIPASDTEFPVLADTATPAPAAAESTADQRAPRTGDGSARPITPGTQAAEGTYRRQTVSFVRRGTRLQGKRQKAWDDHSAYLAVDIPRHIADTSVHPEYAFDAAEEFGRTAPLVVEIGSGLGDAIVHAAKENPDKDFLAVEVYTPGLAQTIQKLVANKISNVRVVQANAPEVLRTMLPTGSVSEVWVFFPDPWHKTKHNKRRMVNDNFAPLVARVLAPGGTWRLATDWSSYAEQMLEVGAAAEEFTNVHDGEHTGSESPLTAARLSGVDCEQSDEPDEVGGWAPRFDGRILTSFENKAHKAGRVIFDLSFRRN; encoded by the coding sequence ATGAGTGAAATCCCAGCTTCCGACACCGAATTCCCCGTACTCGCTGACACGGCTACGCCTGCGCCCGCTGCCGCCGAGTCCACGGCAGATCAGCGCGCCCCCCGCACCGGGGACGGCTCCGCCCGCCCGATCACGCCGGGAACCCAGGCCGCCGAGGGCACGTACCGCAGGCAGACAGTGTCATTCGTGCGCCGCGGCACGCGGCTGCAGGGCAAGCGCCAGAAAGCCTGGGACGATCACTCCGCTTACCTAGCCGTGGATATCCCCCGCCATATCGCCGACACCTCCGTCCACCCGGAGTACGCCTTTGACGCCGCAGAGGAGTTCGGCCGCACGGCCCCGCTCGTCGTCGAAATCGGCTCCGGCCTGGGTGATGCCATTGTGCACGCGGCCAAGGAGAATCCTGACAAGGACTTCCTCGCCGTCGAGGTTTACACGCCCGGCCTGGCCCAAACCATCCAGAAGCTCGTCGCCAACAAGATCAGCAACGTCCGCGTGGTTCAGGCGAACGCACCCGAGGTCTTGAGGACCATGCTGCCGACAGGTTCGGTGAGCGAAGTCTGGGTATTCTTCCCGGACCCCTGGCACAAGACCAAGCACAACAAGCGCCGCATGGTGAACGACAACTTCGCCCCCCTCGTGGCCCGCGTCCTTGCCCCCGGCGGAACCTGGCGCCTCGCCACCGACTGGTCCTCCTATGCCGAGCAGATGCTCGAAGTTGGCGCGGCGGCGGAGGAGTTCACCAACGTGCACGACGGCGAACACACCGGTTCCGAGAGCCCCCTCACCGCGGCGCGGCTCAGCGGAGTGGACTGCGAACAAAGCGACGAACCCGATGAGGTGGGAGGTTGGGCCCCCCGCTTTGACGGGCGCATCCTGACTAGCTTCGAAAACAAGGCGCACAAAGCCGGCCGGGTCATCTTCGATTTGTCCTTCCGCCGGAACTAA